In Onychostoma macrolepis isolate SWU-2019 chromosome 06, ASM1243209v1, whole genome shotgun sequence, one DNA window encodes the following:
- the myhb gene encoding myosin heavy chain, fast skeletal muscle: MSTDAEMECFGPAAIYLRKPEKERLEAQNTPFDAKTAYFVTEPKEMYLKGVLKSREGGKATVQTLCGKTITVKEDDIFPMNPPKFDKIEDMAMMTHLNEPTVLYNLKERYAAWMIYTYSGLFCVTVNPYKWLPVYDAVVVGAYRGKKRVEAPPHIFSISDNAYQFMLTDRENQSILITGESGAGKTVNTKRVIQYFATIAVSGPKKTEPVPGKMQGSLEDQIIAANPLLEAYGNAKTVRNDNSSRFGKFIRIHFGTTGKLASADIETYLLEKSRVTFQLSAERSYHIFYQLCTGHKPELLEALLITTNPYDYPMVSHGEITVKSINDVEEFIATDTAIDILGFTAEEKMGIYKLTGACMHHGNMKFKQKQREEQAEPDGNEVADKIAYLMGLNSADMLKALCYPRVKVGNEFVTKGQTVPQVNNSTMALCKSVYEKMFLWMVVRINEMLDTKQPRQFFIGVLDIAGFEIFDFNSLEQLCINFTNEKLQQFFNHHMFVLEQEEYKKEGIEWEFIDFGMDLAACIELIEKPMGIFSILEEECMFPKATDTTFKNKLHDQHLGKTACFQKPKPAKGKAEAHFSLVHYAGTVDYNITGWLDKNKDPLNDSVVQLYQKSSMKLLGHLYAAHASAEAESGGKKAGKKKGGSFQTVSALFRENLGKLMTNLRSTHPHFVRCLIPNESKTPGLMENFLVIHQLRCNGVLEGIRICRKGFPSRILYGDFKQRYKVLNASVIPEGQFIDNKKASEKLLGSIDVDHTQYKFGHTKVFFKAGLLGLLEEMRDEKLVILVTMTQALCRGYVMRKEFVKMMERRESIFSIQYNIRSFMNVKHWPWMKLYFKIKPLLKSAETEKEMAAMKENFEKMKEDLAKALAKKKELEEKMVSLLQEKNDLQLQVASETENLCDAEERCEGLIKSKIQLEAKLKESNERLEDEEEINAELTAKKRKLEDECSELKKDIDDLELTLAKVEKEKHATENKVKNLTEELTSQDEIIAKLTKEKKALQEAHQQTLDDLQAEEDKVNTLTKAKAKLEQQVDDLEGSLEQEKKLRMDLERAKRKLEGDLKLTQESIMDLENDRQQLDERLKKKDFESSQLLSRIEDEQSLGIQLQKKIKELQARIEELEEEIEAERAARAKVEKQRSDLSRELEEISERLEEAGGATSAQIEMNKKREAEFQKLRRDLEESTLQHEATAAALRKKQADTVAELGEQIDNLQRVKQKLEKEKSELKMETDDLSSSMEAVAKSKTNLEKMCRTLEDQLSEFKTKNDEHVRQLNDLGVQKARLQTENGEMGRQLEEKESLVSQLTRSKQAFTQQIEELKRQIEEEVKAKNALAHSVQSARHDCDLLREQYEEEQEAKSELQRGMSKANSEVAQWRSKYETDAIQRTEELEEAKKKLAQRLQDAEESIEAVNAKCASLEKTKQRLQNEVEDLMIDVERANALAANLDKKQRNFDKVLAEWKQKYEESQAELEGALKEARSLSTELFKMKNSYEEALDQLETLKRENKNLQQEISDLTEQLGETGKTIHELEKGKKTAEMEKSEIQAALEEAEATLEHEESKILRIQLELNQVKGEIDRKLAEKDEEIEQIKRNSQRIIDSMQTTLDAEVRSRNDALRIKKKMEGDLNEMEIQLSHANRQAAEAQKQLRNVQGQLKDAQLHLDEALRAQEDMKEQVAMVERRNNLMQAEIEELRSALEQTDRARKVAEQELVDASERVTLLHSQNTSLINTKKKLEADLIQIQGEMEDVVQEARNAEEKAKKAITDAAMMAEELKKEQDTSSHLERMKKNLEVTVKDLQHRLDEAESLALKGGKKQLQKLEARVRELEGEVEAEQRRSAEAVKGVRKYERRVKELTYQTEEDKKNIIRLQDLVDKLQLKVKAYKRQSEDAEEQANSHLTRFRKVQHELEEAQERADIAESQVNKLRVKSRELGRGKEAEE; the protein is encoded by the exons ATGAGTACGGATGCGGAAATGGAGTGTTTTGGCCCTGCGGCCATCTACCTCCGCAAGCCAGAGAAAGAACGACTGGAGGCTCAAAATACGCCATTTGATGCCAAAACTGCCTATTTTGTGACTGAACCCAAGGAGATGTACCTCAAAGGGGTCCTCAAGAGTCGGGAAGGTGGCAAAGCTACAGTGCAAACTCTGTGTGGCAAA ACCATCACAGTGAAGGAGGATGACATTTTTCCAATGAATCCCCCCAAGTTCGATAAGATAGAGGACATGGCCATGATGACCCACCTCAATGAACCCACTGTGCTGTACAACCTCAAAGAGCGTTATGCAGCATGGATGATCTAT ACTTATTCCGGATTGTTTTGTGTCACTGTGAACCCCTATAAGTGGCTCCCAGTGTACGATGCTGTAGTTGTGGGAGCCTACAGGGGCAAAAAAAGAGTTGAAGCCCCACCTCACATCTTCTCCATCTCTGACAATGCCTATCAGTTCATGCTCACTG ATCGTGAGAATCAGTCTATCCTGATTAC TGGAGAATCTGGTGCAGGAAAGACTGTGAACACCAAACGTGTCATCCAGTACTTTGCGACAATCGCTGTATCTGGACCGAAGAAGACAGAACCCGTCCCAGGAAAAATGCAG GGGTCGCTGGAGGATCAAATCATTGCAGCCAACCCCTTGCTGGAAGCCTATGGAAATGCCAAGACTGTGAGGAATGACAACTCTTCCCGCTTT GGTAAATTTATCAGAATTCATTTTGGCACCACTGGAAAACTGGCGTCAGCTGATATTGAAACTT ATCTGCTGGAAAAGTCCAGAGTAACTTTCCAGTTGTCTGCTGAGAGGAGCTACCACATCTTCTACCAGCTCTGCACTGGCCATAAGCCAGAACTGCTGG AGGCTCTCCTGATCACCACAAACCCATACGACTATCCCATGGTCAGTCATGGTGAGATCACGGTCAAGAGCATCAATGATGTGGAAGAGTTCATTGCAACTGAT ACAGCCATTGATATCCTGGGCTTTACTGCTGAGGAGAAAATGGGCATCTACAAGCTGACAGGAGCTTGCATGCATCATGGGAACATGAAGTTCAAGCAGAAGCAGAGGGAGGAGCAGGCCGAGCCTGATGGAAATGAGG tggcTGATAAAATTGCTTACCTCATGGGACTGAACTCTGCTGACATGCTGAAAGCTTTGTGTTATCCCAGAGTGAAGGTTGGCAATGAATTTGTGACCAAAGGTCAAACTGTTCCTCAG gTGAATAATTCAACCATGGCTCTGTGCAAGTCAGTCTATGAAAAAATGTTCTTGTGGATGGTTGTCCGAATCAATGAGATGCTGGACACCAAACAGCCAAGACAGTTCTTCATCGGAGTGCTTGACATTGCTGGGTTTGAAATCTTTGAT TTCAACAGCCTGGAACAGCTGTGCATTAATTTCACAAATGAGAAACTGCAACAGTTTTTCAACCACCACATGTTTGTGCTGGAACAAGAGGAATACAAGAAAGAAGGTATCGAGTGGGAGTTCATTGACTTCGGTATGGACTTGGCTGCTTGTATTGAGCTTATTGAAAAG CCAATGGGTATTTTCTCCATCCTTGAGGAGGAGTGTATGTTCCCTAAGGCAACAGACACAACCTTCAAGAACAAGCTGCATGACCAGCATCTTGGTAAAACTGCATGCTTTCAGAAGCCCAAACCTGCCAAAGGCAAGGCCGAGGCCCACTTCTCCTTGGTGCACTATGCTGGAACTGTGGATTACAACATCACAGGCTGGCTCGATAAGAACAAGGACCCTCTGAACGACTCAGTGGTTCAGCTGTACCAGAAGTCTTCAATGAAACTGCTGGGCCACCTGTATGCTGCTCATGCTTCTGCTGAAG CTGAATCTGGTGGCAAAAAGGCTGGGAAAAAGAAGGGTGGCTCCTTTCAGACTGTGTCTGCTCTGTTCCGG GAGAACTTGGGCAAACTGATGACCAACCTGAGAAGCACTCATCCTCATTTTGTGCGTTGCTTGATTCCAAATGAGTCAAAGACTCCag GTCTTATGGAAAACTTTCTGGTCATCCACCAGTTGCGCTGTAACGGTGTACTGGAAGGAATTAGAATTTGCAGAAAAGGTTTCCCAAGCAGAATCCTCTATGGTGACTTTAAGCAGAG ATACAAAGTATTGAATGCTAGTGTCATCCCTGAGGGTCAGTTCATTGACAATAAGAAGGCTTCAGAGAAGCTTCTTGGCTCTATTGATGTGGATCATACCCAGTACAAGTTTGGACACACCAAG GTGTTCTTCAAAGCTGGGCTTCTGGGTCTTCTTGAGGAGATGCGAGATGAAAAACTCGTTATCCTTGTGACCATGACTCAAGCACTTTGCAGAGGCTATGTTATGAGGAAAGAGTTTGTCAAAATGATGGAGAGAAG AGAGTCCATCTTCTCCATCCAGTACAACATCCGCTCATTCATGAATGTGAAACACTGGCCATGGATGAAGCTGTATTTTAAGATCAAGCCTCTGCTGAAGAGTGCAGAGACTGAGAAGGAAATGGCAGCCATGAAAGAGAACTTTGAAAAAATGAAGGAGGATCTAGCAAAGGCACTTGCCAAGAAGAAGGAGCTGGAGGAGAAGATGGTTTCCCTGTTACAGGAGAAAAATGACCTGCAGTTACAAGTGGCATCT GAAACAGAAAACCTTTGTGATGCTGAAGAGAGATGCGAAGGACTAATCAAAAGCAAGATCCAGCTGGAGGCGAAACTTAAAGAGTCAAATGAAAGATTAGAGGATGAGGAAGAAATCAATGCGGAACTGACAGCCAAAAAGAGAAAACTAGAGGATGAGTGCTCTGAGCTGAAGAAAGACATTGATGATTTGGAGCTTACCTTAGCAAAAGTGGAGAAGGAGAAACATGCCACTGAGAACAAG GTTAAAAACCTTACTGAAGAATTGACATCTCAAGATGAGATTATTGCTAAGCTGACTAAGGAGAAGAAAGCCCTCCAAGAGGCACATCAGCAGACTCTTGATGATCTCCAGGCAGAGGAGGACAAAGTCAATACTCTGACGAAAGCCAAAGCTAAGCTTGAGCAGCAAGTCGATGAC CTGGAAGGCTCTCTGGAGCAGGAGAAGAAACTCCGTATGGACCTTGAGAGAGCCAAGAGAAAGCTTGAGGGTGATTTGAAACTTACCCAGGAATCCATAATGGACCTGGAGAATGACAGGCAGCAACTAGATGAAAGGCTGAAAAA gAAGGACTTTGAATCAAGTCAACTTCTGAGCAGGATTGAAGACGAGCAGTCTCTTGGTATTCAGCTCCAGAAGAAGATTAAAGAACTTCAG GCTCGTATTGAGGAGCTGGAGGAAGAAATTGAGGCAGAACGTGCTGCTCGTGCTAAGGTCGAGAAGCAGAGGTCTGATCTCTCCAGGGAACTTGAGGAGATCAGCGAGAGGCTTGAAGAAGCAGGTGGTGCCACTTCTGCCCAGATTGAGATGAACAAAAAACGTGAGGCTGAGTTCCAGAAACTACGCCGTGATCTGGAGGAGTCCACCTTGCAGCACGAAGCGACGGCTGCAGCACTCCGCAAGAAGCAGGCCGACACTGTGGCAGAGCTGGGAGAACAGATAGACAACCTCCAGCGTGTGAAACAGAAGCTGGAAAAAGAGAAAAGTGAGCTTAAAATGGAGACTGATGACTTGTCGAGCAGTATGGAGGCTGTTGCCAAGTCAAAG ACAAATCTTGAAAAGATGTGCCGTACACTGGAAGATCAGTTGAGTGAGTTTAAGACAAAGAATGACGAACATGTACGCCAACTCAATGATCTAGGTGTTCAAAAGGCAAGACTTCAGACTGAAAATG GTGAAATGGGACGTCAACTTGAAGAAAAAGAGTCTTTAGTTTCTCAGCTGACTCGAAGCAAACAGGCTTTCACTCAGCAGATTGAAGAGCTGAAGAGGCAAATTGAGGAAGAAGTCAAG gCCAAAAATGCCCTGGCTCATTCTGTCCAGTCAGCACGACATGACTGTGATCTGCTCAGAGAGCAGTACGAGGAAGAACAGGAGGCCAAATCTGAGCTCCAGCGTGGCATGTCAAAGGCCAACAGTGAAGTAGCTCAGTGGAGATCCAAATATGAGACTGATGCCATTCAGCGCACTGAAGAGCTTGAGGAAGCAAA GAAAAAGCTTGCTCAGCGTTTGCAGGATGCTGAAGAGTCCATTGAGGCTGTGAATGCCAAATGTGCCTCCTTGGAAAAGACCAAGCAACGACTGCAAAATGAAGTTGAGGATCTCATGATTGATGTGGAGAGAGCTAATGCTTTGGCTGCCAACCTTGACAAGAAACAAAGGAACTTTGATAAG GTCTTGGCAGAATGGAAGCAGAAGTATGAGGAGAGCCAGGCAGAGCTGGAAGGAGCCCTGAAGGAGGCTCGTTCTCTTAGCACagaactttttaaaatgaaaaattcttaTGAGGAGGCTTTGGACCAGCTGGAGACTCTGAAGAGGGAAAACAAGAACCTTCAAC AGGAGATCTCAGATTTGACTGAGCAGCTTGGTGAAACTGGAAAGACTATTCATGAGCtggaaaaaggaaagaaaactgCTGAAATGGAAAAATCTGAAATCCAAGCTGCACTTGAAGAAGCTGAG GCGACCCTAGAGCATGAAGAATCTAAGATTCTTCGTATTCAGCTTGAGCTGAACCAAGTGAAAGGGGAGATTGATCGGAAATTGGCTGAGAAGGATGAGGAGATCGAACAGATCAAGCGAAACAGCCAGAGAATCATTGATTCCATGCAGACCACCCTGGATGCCGAAGTCAGAAGCAGAAATGATGCTCTGAGAATTAAGAAGAAGATGGAAGGAGACCTCAATGAGATGGAGATTCAGTTGAGCCATGCAAATCGCCAGGCTGCTGAAGCTCAGAAACAGCTCAGGAATGTCCAGGGACAACTCAAG GATGCTCAACTCCATCTTGATGAGGCTTTACGAGCACAAGAGGACATGAAAGAGCAGGTTGCTATGGTTGAACGCAGGAACAACCTGATGCAGGCCGAGATTGAAGAGCTGAGATCTGCTCTGGAGCAGACGGACAGAGCTCGCAAAGTGGCTGAGCAGGAACTGGTGGATGCCAGCGAGCGAGTGACTCTCTTACACTCCCAA AATACCAGTCTTATTAACACCAAGAAGAAATTGGAAGCAGATCTTATTCAGATTCAAGGTGAGATGGAAGATGTAGTCCAGGAAGCACGCAATGCTGAAGAGAAGGCAAAGAAAGCAATCACTGAT GCCGCCATGATGGCAGAGGAGCTGAAGAAAGAGCAGGATACAAGTTCTCATCTTGAGAGGATGAAGAAGAACCTGGAAGTTACAGTCAAAGACTTGCAGCACCGTCTGGATGAGGCTGAGAGTCTGGCCTTGAAGGGAGGAAAGAAGCAGCTCCAGAAACTGGAAGCTAGG GTTCGTGAGCTGGAGGGCGAAGTTGAAGCGGAACAGAGACGCAGTGCTGAAGCGGTGAAAGGTGTCCGCAAATATGAAAGAAGAGTGAAGGAACTGACTTATCAG ACTGAAGAAGATAAGAAGAATATTATCAGACTGCAAGACCTTGTGGACAAACTTCAACTGAAAGTCAAGGCCTACAAGAGACAGAGTGAAGATGCT GAGGAACAGGCCAACAGTCACCTGACCAGGTTCAGAAAGGTGCAGCATGAGCTGGAGGAAGCCCAGGAGCGAGCTGACATTGCTGAGTCCCAGGTCAACAAGCTGAGAGTCAAAAGCCGTGAATTGGGGAGG GGTAAAGAGGCTGAGGAATGA